From Curtobacterium sp. SGAir0471, the proteins below share one genomic window:
- a CDS encoding VOC family protein: protein MLPGTARTALARWQQVFGGAVRIASYEDAGREDGPPAAVAHGELDGPVRLFAADAGPDDAPFTASGLLLALLGTAAPEALRRWFTDLATDGTVVDDLRERPWGDWDGSVRDAFGVTWLIGFERSALDPQG, encoded by the coding sequence TTGCTCCCCGGCACCGCTCGCACGGCGCTCGCCCGCTGGCAGCAGGTCTTCGGTGGCGCGGTCCGGATCGCCTCGTACGAGGACGCCGGCCGCGAGGACGGTCCCCCGGCGGCTGTGGCGCACGGCGAACTCGACGGCCCCGTCCGGCTCTTCGCCGCCGACGCCGGGCCCGACGACGCCCCGTTCACAGCCTCCGGCCTGCTGCTCGCGCTGCTCGGGACCGCCGCCCCCGAGGCGCTCCGCCGCTGGTTCACCGACCTGGCGACGGACGGCACGGTCGTCGACGACCTGCGGGAACGGCCGTGGGGCGACTGGGACGGCTCGGTGCGCGACGCGTTCGGCGTCACCTGGCTGATCGGCTTCGAACGCTCCGCCCTCGACCCGCAGGGCTGA
- a CDS encoding nucleotidyltransferase family protein: MQLHETMRTVTPTVDGDVLSAVVRAGRPVTLREIVDLVDGRSYAGVRNAAERLVEQGVLLGDRVGRTKTFVLNADHLAAGAIVALARQRDELLRRLRDGCAAIPLRFAALFGSGARGDMRPDSDLDLCFVVVDGYRDEAEPLVHELCDRVRRWTGNATHAVLFDEADLDPQDELLSSVASEGVVIAGDGRWLVRRLRTLAG, from the coding sequence ATGCAGCTGCACGAAACGATGCGGACGGTCACGCCGACTGTCGACGGCGACGTCCTCTCCGCTGTGGTCCGTGCTGGGCGGCCGGTCACGCTCCGTGAGATCGTCGACCTGGTCGACGGCCGCTCCTACGCGGGTGTCCGGAACGCAGCGGAACGTCTGGTCGAGCAGGGGGTCCTGCTCGGCGATCGCGTGGGTCGGACCAAGACGTTCGTGCTCAACGCCGACCACCTCGCGGCGGGCGCGATCGTGGCCCTGGCTCGGCAACGTGACGAGTTGCTGCGACGGTTGCGCGACGGCTGTGCGGCGATCCCGCTACGGTTCGCGGCGCTCTTCGGTTCCGGGGCCCGTGGGGACATGCGCCCGGACAGTGACCTCGACCTCTGCTTCGTCGTGGTCGACGGGTACCGGGACGAGGCGGAGCCACTCGTCCACGAGCTCTGCGACCGGGTGCGGCGCTGGACGGGCAACGCGACGCACGCCGTGCTGTTCGACGAGGCAGACCTCGACCCACAGGACGAGCTGCTGTCCTCGGTGGCGTCGGAGGGTGTTGTCATCGCAGGTGATGGTCGTTGGCTGGTCCGGAGGCTCCGTACCCTGGCTGGATGA
- a CDS encoding potassium transporter Kup codes for MTETRSQSPTTDAVDDGAHGPAKGVAALALAALGVVFGDIGTSPLYALRTVFTIDGGIVKANQEDVYGVISIMFWSVTIVVSIKYVLVLMRADNDGEGGVMALAALARRLYAKRRGGATVFLVIGIIGVSLFYGDSVITPAVSVLSAVEGLSTAAPSLDHLIVPIAAVILVLLFLVQRFGTGKVGNLFGPVMLLWFVVIAVAGVPHIVAHPGVLQGLSPTWAIAFLVAHPYITFVAMGAVVLVITGAEALYADMGHFGRPAILRAWFFVVFPALVLNYLGQASLVLEDPSAAKDPFFLLFPDALQIPVVVLATMATVIASQAVISGAFSLTRQAIQLGLLPPLTIRQTSREEGGQIYLPAVNLLLFIGVLAIMLAFRSSASLATAYGVSVTGALVVDTLLLLLVVKPLWHWATWKLVLAAVVFGGLELTFLAGNLSKIVHGGWVPLLIALAVITLMTTWRRGRQLVQEERKEREGSLADFIERINTKHIPRVEGIAIFPHPNKETTPLALRANVEHNHVVHRTVLIVSVLTANVPHVPHAKAFFRDDLGYEDDGIDHITVKFGFSDDQDLPRALHAACLAEVLDIDPDEIAKASYFISRGALRPQPGNRGMARWRKKLFVGLAHNAADPAARFGLPAQRTVTMGSDVEL; via the coding sequence GTGACCGAGACCCGCTCCCAGTCGCCGACGACCGACGCGGTCGACGACGGCGCCCACGGCCCCGCCAAGGGCGTCGCTGCCCTGGCGCTCGCCGCGCTGGGCGTGGTCTTCGGTGACATCGGCACGAGCCCGCTGTACGCCCTCCGTACGGTCTTCACCATCGACGGCGGCATCGTCAAGGCGAACCAGGAGGACGTGTACGGCGTCATCTCGATCATGTTCTGGAGCGTCACGATCGTCGTGTCGATCAAGTACGTGCTCGTGCTCATGCGCGCCGACAACGACGGCGAGGGCGGCGTGATGGCGCTCGCCGCGCTGGCCCGGCGCCTGTACGCGAAGCGTCGCGGGGGAGCGACGGTATTCCTGGTCATCGGCATCATCGGCGTCTCGCTGTTCTACGGCGACTCCGTGATCACGCCGGCCGTGTCCGTCCTCTCCGCGGTCGAGGGGCTGTCGACCGCGGCGCCGTCGCTCGACCACCTCATCGTGCCGATCGCGGCGGTCATCCTGGTGCTGCTGTTCCTCGTGCAGCGGTTCGGCACCGGCAAGGTCGGCAACCTGTTCGGCCCGGTGATGCTGCTCTGGTTCGTCGTCATCGCGGTCGCCGGCGTGCCGCACATCGTGGCGCACCCCGGGGTCCTGCAGGGGCTGTCGCCGACGTGGGCGATCGCCTTCCTCGTCGCCCACCCGTACATCACCTTCGTGGCGATGGGCGCTGTCGTGCTCGTCATCACCGGAGCAGAGGCGCTGTACGCGGACATGGGCCACTTCGGTCGTCCGGCGATCCTGCGCGCCTGGTTCTTCGTCGTGTTCCCGGCGCTCGTGCTCAACTACCTGGGGCAGGCGTCGCTCGTCCTCGAGGACCCCTCGGCGGCGAAGGACCCGTTCTTCCTGCTCTTCCCCGATGCCCTGCAGATCCCGGTCGTGGTGCTCGCGACGATGGCCACGGTGATCGCGAGCCAGGCCGTCATCTCCGGCGCGTTCTCGCTCACGCGCCAGGCGATCCAGCTCGGGTTGCTGCCACCGCTCACGATCCGGCAGACCTCGCGTGAAGAGGGCGGCCAGATCTACCTGCCGGCGGTCAACCTGCTGCTCTTCATCGGTGTGCTGGCGATCATGCTCGCCTTCCGGTCGTCGGCGAGCCTGGCGACGGCGTACGGGGTGTCCGTCACGGGTGCGCTGGTCGTGGACACGCTGCTGCTGCTCCTGGTCGTCAAGCCGCTCTGGCACTGGGCGACGTGGAAGCTCGTGCTGGCCGCCGTGGTCTTCGGCGGTCTCGAGCTGACCTTCCTCGCCGGCAACCTGTCGAAGATCGTGCACGGCGGCTGGGTCCCGCTGCTCATCGCCCTCGCGGTGATCACGCTGATGACCACGTGGCGCCGCGGACGGCAGCTGGTGCAAGAGGAACGCAAGGAACGCGAGGGGTCGCTCGCCGACTTCATCGAGCGCATCAACACGAAGCACATCCCGCGGGTCGAGGGGATCGCGATCTTCCCGCACCCGAACAAGGAGACGACCCCGCTGGCGCTCCGGGCGAACGTCGAGCACAACCACGTGGTGCACCGGACCGTGCTCATCGTCTCGGTGCTCACCGCGAACGTGCCGCACGTGCCGCACGCGAAGGCGTTCTTCCGTGACGACCTCGGCTACGAGGACGACGGCATCGACCACATCACCGTGAAGTTCGGGTTCTCCGACGACCAGGACCTGCCACGCGCCCTGCACGCCGCCTGTCTCGCCGAGGTGCTCGACATCGACCCGGACGAGATCGCGAAGGCGTCGTACTTCATCTCGCGCGGCGCCCTCCGGCCGCAGCCGGGCAACCGGGGCATGGCTCGCTGGCGCAAGAAGCTTTTCGTCGGCCTGGCGCACAACGCGGCCGATCCTGCGGCCCGGTTCGGCCTGCCGGCCCAGCGCACGGTGACGATGGGCAGCGACGTCGAGCTCTGA
- a CDS encoding glycoside hydrolase family 16 protein, with protein MQSSIVAALTVAVLAASTVAGVSTPVPASAADTSSGTTLAPSGDVVSNGRTWKQTSVQDFFRNAPAGTFRMKYPRIGLYDGFSDTSGQGRYTPSKVLSVHDGVLDFWLRSDRGQPLSAALMPDGYAPHRTGRVSIRYKTTATPGYKFSVILWPSSDDWDQGEIDWPEATLGAAPRPASAIPGSLRNGAMTFEPERETFAATDSTSWHVATTEWDDDVVRFYWDGTLVASTTKAVPTEPMRVTLQAETDTGSRVPATASGHVSVDWIAIYD; from the coding sequence ATGCAGTCCTCGATCGTCGCAGCCCTCACCGTCGCCGTGCTCGCAGCCAGCACGGTCGCCGGTGTCTCGACCCCCGTGCCCGCGTCCGCAGCAGACACGTCGAGCGGCACGACCCTCGCGCCGTCGGGTGACGTCGTGTCGAACGGACGGACGTGGAAGCAGACCTCCGTGCAGGACTTCTTCCGGAACGCGCCCGCAGGCACCTTCCGGATGAAGTACCCGCGCATCGGCCTGTACGACGGGTTCTCCGACACGAGCGGGCAGGGGCGGTACACGCCCTCGAAGGTGTTGAGCGTGCACGACGGCGTGCTCGACTTCTGGCTCCGGTCCGACCGCGGGCAGCCGCTCTCGGCGGCGCTGATGCCCGACGGGTACGCCCCGCACCGCACCGGCCGGGTGTCGATCCGCTACAAGACCACCGCGACCCCTGGTTACAAGTTCAGCGTGATCCTCTGGCCGTCGAGCGACGACTGGGACCAGGGGGAGATCGACTGGCCCGAGGCCACCCTCGGCGCGGCGCCCCGTCCGGCGTCAGCGATCCCGGGCAGCCTGCGGAACGGTGCCATGACGTTCGAGCCGGAGCGCGAGACGTTCGCGGCGACCGACTCGACCAGCTGGCACGTCGCCACGACGGAGTGGGACGACGACGTCGTCCGCTTCTACTGGGACGGCACGCTGGTCGCGTCGACGACGAAGGCCGTGCCGACGGAGCCGATGCGGGTCACGCTGCAGGCCGAGACCGACACCGGCTCGCGGGTGCCGGCGACCGCCTCGGGGCACGTGAGCGTCGACTGGATAGCGATCTACGACTGA
- a CDS encoding discoidin domain-containing protein produces the protein MHLVRTVVVTLLLGALSLAPVVTVDAASAATPPPDPAATSAARSGTADPAHPPAERLAATAADPAAPSVDGVRVGDGSYAPTPPAEIASIADVRKTVDQHLYVDPSQQGKPVPTNQWWTDLLVSRYSGDMWAYPFVSSNSAQGAKLTYPTAWNADGTAMRLDAPVTVGGTVDPTPDASDRVLADFEDGLPDGWTTTGDAFGGTASGTAPGQSAVSGWLGRGFIDSFTGRDGDGATGTLTSPEFTVDRSTLAFLVGGGRHPGAEAVQLLVDGEVVEEATGADSEELRWTSWDVSAYRGATAQLRVVDSLRAGWAHVLVDQVLLTDAPDGIAQRFTTAFSADRADALRWGDWNVSWRMPQAGPGGQYMDVTSVQGSPYEWFEFHGMTPRITLQDGAVLTDGDGAGLAATITTDRFEIRQDGHVFGVHAPTGTTFTRSGNTLEASAGTPFLVLSAVPERGLTLDDLHRTAFAVPRDTRMDYSYDPAAGQVEQRWSLQTDVLQGTDHDTVQGWLQHQYAEATHDLDFTGATYATPRGTMKTTVGHDGWTLRYAFSGLTPIGAEPMSTGDDPYREDVMRQYLSDYAEKTTYGGDTYWGGKDLQQLGAYMSVADQIGDTEDADRMRATLEHALTDWYTYSQGEREHFFAMYPTWKALIGFSDSYGSAQFNDNHFHYGYFTLATALLGRADPEWAQRYGDMATLVAKQYANWDRDDERFPHFRTFGVWTGHSNAGGVSSPGGNNQESSSEAIQSEAGLFLLGTVLGDRDMQAAGAVQYVTERAAVRDYYQNAHGNPASASYDGNGAFPEAYDAGQAGILFDSGQAEATYFSGDPAWIYGIQWMPTAPWFTYFGWDPDFSKAIMRKMMAARGEVVGQDGVVNGNAGHVQMLTKKWWGVGTYGDVVITRDRVAAIGELQDAIRAVERNHPGYVTARTASNPLYDRSTDSLYVSVDDDGTVVFPSRYWTPETLPAALVPAQLDGPTADRQPGDWPTPSPLLPFLVTDYRADPATIDRLYGVDLTDHRPGTDTAHAAAVFSEMGDALGNVVLGFLAQYDPDTYADVHAALWEAQDPAVTGRSMAGMVYHQAMSNRTVGHEVTDRHTTNPLSQVFRAADGTYSYVIDNIDDVQRTYDVVEGQRVIGQIAVPARTQITSHLDARLAKVVVGTEGDPRTVTPGSTTVFTATGYDQYGATMPLDDVRWSTSAGTIDQDGTLHAGAAADEVSVTATVGTVSDSYDLRVAPAPVLTGITVTPDVTRVVVGERTTFSATGHDQYGDPAPLPTVVTWSTTAPGTVTGDGTLTTSAPGAGWVVATVGDVEGAAVVSSIASVPVVSGTAAVASSTDGGNAAAKAVDGDPTTRWESAHGVDTVDLTLDLGSVRDVEDVRVTWENAAAARYVVQVSDTDDGPWRDVRTVTNTDASIDTVPVGATTRFVRLHLTDRLTQYGYSVWDVQVTGTPTAADVDVRDLLVAPRSATVLPGSSVRLAAYGFDADGYGGLLTGDARPAWTADEGTTVSASDAVTVPDRGGVTTTVRAARGAATGQAVLRTLDQGGAPAVSRDVAVGKPVTTSSDERGDLSGDAAVDDDDTTRWSSTARDGEWLAVDLGSVLPLDRVEVVWEAAAAASDHVEVRDRTSDPWRTVATTTDGRGGTETHALDGVRARFVRLVADTRTTQYGVSVWSFRVFSTEGAPTPDLARRAAVSSSGDESAGVPARNAVDGDPGTRWASEHRDDARLDVDLGARHEVHEATIRWEAAYGRAYRIEGRDGTTGEWTTIATVTDGDGGTDRVPLSGSWRQLRLQGVDRATPYGYSLWTFEVR, from the coding sequence GTGCACCTGGTCCGCACCGTCGTCGTCACGCTCCTGCTCGGCGCGCTCTCGCTCGCGCCCGTCGTCACCGTGGATGCCGCGTCCGCGGCCACCCCGCCGCCGGACCCCGCGGCCACCTCGGCCGCCAGGTCGGGAACCGCCGATCCCGCGCACCCGCCGGCGGAGCGGCTCGCGGCGACCGCTGCCGACCCGGCCGCGCCGAGCGTCGACGGCGTGCGCGTCGGCGACGGGTCCTACGCGCCGACGCCCCCGGCCGAGATCGCGTCCATCGCCGACGTGCGGAAGACCGTCGACCAGCACCTGTACGTCGACCCGTCGCAGCAGGGCAAGCCCGTCCCCACGAACCAGTGGTGGACCGACCTGCTCGTCAGCAGGTACTCCGGCGACATGTGGGCGTACCCCTTCGTCTCGTCGAACAGTGCGCAGGGGGCGAAGCTCACGTACCCGACGGCCTGGAACGCCGACGGCACCGCGATGCGGCTCGACGCCCCGGTCACCGTCGGCGGCACGGTCGACCCGACGCCCGACGCGTCGGACCGCGTGCTCGCCGACTTCGAGGACGGCCTGCCCGACGGGTGGACCACCACCGGCGACGCCTTCGGCGGGACCGCCTCCGGCACCGCTCCCGGACAGAGCGCGGTGTCCGGCTGGCTCGGCCGTGGGTTCATCGACTCGTTCACCGGCCGTGACGGTGACGGCGCGACCGGCACGCTCACCTCGCCGGAGTTCACCGTCGACCGGTCGACCCTGGCCTTCCTGGTCGGCGGCGGTCGGCACCCCGGTGCCGAGGCGGTGCAGCTCCTCGTCGACGGCGAGGTCGTCGAGGAGGCCACGGGCGCGGACAGCGAGGAGCTGCGCTGGACGTCGTGGGACGTCAGTGCGTACCGCGGTGCGACGGCGCAGCTCCGGGTCGTCGACTCGCTCCGCGCCGGGTGGGCGCACGTCCTGGTCGACCAGGTTCTGCTCACCGACGCCCCGGACGGCATCGCGCAGCGGTTCACCACGGCGTTCTCCGCCGATCGAGCCGACGCCCTGCGCTGGGGCGACTGGAACGTCAGCTGGCGGATGCCGCAGGCCGGACCGGGCGGGCAGTACATGGACGTCACGAGCGTGCAGGGGTCGCCGTACGAGTGGTTCGAGTTCCACGGCATGACCCCGCGGATCACGCTGCAGGACGGTGCCGTGCTCACCGACGGTGACGGTGCCGGACTGGCGGCAACGATCACGACGGACCGGTTCGAGATCCGGCAGGACGGGCACGTGTTCGGCGTGCACGCACCCACCGGGACGACCTTCACCCGGTCGGGCAACACGCTCGAGGCGTCCGCGGGAACGCCCTTCCTCGTCCTCAGCGCCGTGCCGGAGCGGGGGCTGACGCTGGACGACCTGCACCGCACGGCCTTCGCCGTGCCGCGGGACACCCGGATGGACTACTCGTACGACCCCGCGGCGGGACAGGTCGAGCAGCGGTGGTCGCTGCAGACCGACGTGCTGCAGGGCACGGACCACGACACCGTCCAGGGGTGGTTGCAGCACCAGTACGCGGAAGCGACGCACGACCTCGACTTCACCGGTGCGACCTACGCGACACCGCGCGGCACGATGAAGACGACCGTCGGGCACGACGGCTGGACGCTCCGGTACGCCTTCAGTGGTCTGACCCCGATCGGTGCCGAGCCGATGAGCACGGGCGACGACCCGTACCGCGAGGACGTCATGCGGCAGTACCTGTCGGACTACGCCGAGAAGACGACCTACGGCGGCGACACCTACTGGGGCGGCAAGGACCTGCAGCAGCTCGGCGCGTACATGAGCGTCGCGGACCAGATCGGGGACACCGAGGACGCCGACCGGATGCGGGCGACCCTCGAGCATGCGCTCACGGACTGGTACACGTACAGCCAGGGCGAGCGGGAGCACTTCTTCGCGATGTACCCGACGTGGAAGGCCCTGATCGGCTTCAGCGACTCGTACGGGTCCGCACAGTTCAACGACAACCACTTCCACTACGGCTACTTCACGCTCGCGACCGCGCTGCTCGGACGGGCCGACCCGGAGTGGGCCCAGCGGTACGGTGACATGGCGACCCTGGTCGCGAAGCAGTACGCGAACTGGGACCGGGACGACGAGCGCTTCCCGCACTTCCGCACCTTCGGGGTGTGGACCGGCCACTCCAACGCCGGCGGGGTGTCGTCGCCCGGCGGCAACAACCAGGAGTCGTCGTCCGAGGCGATCCAGTCCGAGGCCGGGTTGTTCCTGCTCGGCACCGTGCTGGGTGACCGCGACATGCAGGCAGCGGGTGCGGTGCAGTACGTCACCGAGCGTGCAGCCGTGCGCGACTACTACCAGAACGCCCACGGCAACCCTGCGTCGGCTTCGTACGACGGGAACGGTGCGTTCCCCGAGGCCTACGACGCCGGCCAGGCGGGCATCCTGTTCGACTCCGGCCAGGCCGAGGCGACGTACTTCTCCGGCGACCCCGCGTGGATCTACGGGATCCAGTGGATGCCGACCGCGCCGTGGTTCACGTACTTCGGGTGGGACCCGGACTTCTCGAAGGCGATCATGCGGAAGATGATGGCCGCCAGGGGCGAGGTCGTCGGGCAGGACGGCGTCGTGAACGGCAACGCCGGGCACGTGCAGATGCTCACGAAGAAGTGGTGGGGTGTCGGCACCTACGGGGACGTCGTGATCACGCGGGACCGGGTCGCCGCCATCGGCGAGCTGCAGGACGCGATCCGCGCCGTCGAGCGGAACCACCCGGGCTACGTGACGGCGAGGACCGCGTCCAACCCGCTGTACGACCGGTCGACGGACTCGCTGTACGTCTCGGTCGACGACGACGGCACCGTCGTGTTCCCGTCCCGCTACTGGACGCCCGAGACCCTGCCGGCGGCACTCGTGCCCGCGCAGCTCGACGGCCCGACGGCGGATCGGCAGCCGGGGGACTGGCCGACGCCGTCGCCGCTCCTGCCGTTCCTCGTGACCGACTACCGGGCGGACCCCGCCACGATCGACCGGTTGTACGGCGTCGACCTGACCGATCACCGCCCGGGCACCGACACGGCCCACGCAGCCGCGGTGTTCAGCGAGATGGGCGACGCGCTCGGCAACGTCGTCCTCGGGTTCCTCGCGCAGTACGACCCGGACACGTACGCCGACGTGCACGCCGCACTGTGGGAGGCGCAGGACCCGGCCGTGACCGGTCGGTCGATGGCCGGGATGGTCTACCACCAGGCGATGTCGAACCGCACCGTCGGCCACGAGGTCACGGACCGCCACACGACGAACCCGCTGAGCCAGGTGTTCCGCGCTGCCGACGGCACGTACTCCTACGTGATCGACAACATCGACGACGTCCAGCGCACGTACGACGTGGTCGAGGGCCAGCGGGTCATCGGGCAGATCGCGGTGCCCGCACGGACGCAGATCACGTCCCACCTCGACGCCCGGCTGGCGAAGGTCGTCGTCGGGACCGAGGGCGACCCGCGGACGGTCACCCCGGGCAGCACGACCGTGTTCACCGCGACCGGCTACGACCAGTACGGCGCGACCATGCCGCTCGACGACGTGCGGTGGTCGACCAGCGCGGGGACGATCGACCAGGACGGCACCCTGCACGCGGGAGCGGCGGCGGACGAGGTGTCCGTCACCGCGACCGTCGGCACGGTCTCCGACTCGTACGACCTCCGCGTCGCGCCGGCACCGGTGCTCACCGGCATCACGGTGACGCCCGACGTCACGCGCGTCGTGGTCGGCGAGCGGACGACCTTCTCGGCGACCGGGCACGACCAGTACGGCGACCCCGCCCCGCTGCCGACCGTCGTCACCTGGAGCACCACCGCACCCGGCACGGTCACCGGCGACGGGACCCTCACCACCTCGGCCCCCGGCGCGGGCTGGGTCGTGGCGACCGTCGGTGACGTCGAGGGCGCTGCCGTCGTGTCGTCGATCGCGTCGGTGCCCGTCGTCAGCGGGACCGCCGCCGTGGCGAGCTCGACGGACGGGGGCAACGCCGCGGCGAAGGCCGTTGACGGGGACCCCACGACCCGCTGGGAGAGCGCGCACGGCGTCGACACGGTGGACCTGACGCTCGACCTCGGCTCCGTGCGGGACGTCGAGGACGTCCGGGTCACGTGGGAGAACGCCGCCGCGGCACGGTACGTCGTGCAGGTGTCCGACACGGACGACGGCCCCTGGCGGGACGTCCGGACCGTGACGAACACGGACGCCTCGATCGACACCGTGCCGGTCGGAGCGACGACCCGCTTCGTCCGGCTGCACCTGACCGACCGGCTCACCCAGTACGGCTACTCGGTGTGGGACGTGCAGGTGACCGGGACGCCGACCGCGGCCGACGTGGACGTCCGTGACCTGCTGGTCGCCCCGCGCAGCGCCACGGTGCTGCCCGGCTCGTCCGTCCGGCTCGCCGCGTACGGGTTCGACGCCGACGGGTACGGCGGTCTGCTGACCGGTGACGCCCGGCCCGCCTGGACCGCGGACGAGGGCACGACGGTGAGCGCCTCGGACGCGGTGACCGTGCCGGACCGCGGCGGCGTCACCACCACCGTCCGTGCCGCGCGCGGTGCCGCGACCGGGCAGGCCGTCCTCAGGACGCTCGACCAGGGCGGGGCACCGGCCGTGTCCCGCGACGTCGCTGTCGGCAAGCCGGTGACGACCTCGTCGGACGAGCGCGGCGACCTGTCCGGCGACGCGGCGGTCGACGACGACGACACGACCCGGTGGTCGAGCACCGCCCGCGACGGGGAGTGGCTCGCCGTCGACCTCGGTTCGGTGCTGCCGCTCGACCGCGTCGAGGTCGTCTGGGAGGCGGCAGCGGCCGCGTCCGACCACGTCGAGGTGCGCGACCGGACATCGGACCCGTGGCGTACGGTCGCGACGACGACCGACGGCAGGGGCGGGACCGAGACGCACGCCCTCGACGGCGTCCGCGCCCGCTTCGTGCGCCTGGTCGCCGACACGCGCACCACGCAGTACGGCGTCTCCGTGTGGTCGTTCCGGGTGTTCTCCACCGAGGGTGCACCGACGCCGGACCTCGCCCGCCGCGCCGCGGTGTCGTCGTCCGGCGACGAGTCGGCGGGGGTCCCGGCGCGCAACGCCGTCGACGGGGACCCGGGCACGCGGTGGGCGAGCGAGCACCGGGACGACGCCCGGCTCGACGTCGACCTCGGCGCGCGGCACGAGGTGCACGAGGCGACGATCCGGTGGGAGGCTGCGTACGGCCGCGCGTACCGCATCGAGGGACGGGACGGGACGACCGGCGAGTGGACGACGATCGCGACGGTGACGGACGGCGACGGCGGCACCGACCGGGTGCCGCTGTCCGGCAGCTGGCGACAACTCCGTCTGCAGGGTGTCGACCGGGCGACGCCGTACGGCTACTCGCTCTGGACGTTCGAGGTCCGGTGA
- the mtnN gene encoding 5'-methylthioadenosine/S-adenosylhomocysteine nucleosidase, translating into MQATPVAVVIAAMTEELSAVAALLGGVVIDDGPVGGHDEHHLLDVDGSVVALRRSGIGFTNATAAVAHCYHDFGAVPVLSVGTAGGLMRGVEIGDVVVGEHYVNINADATAFGYALGQVPGMPPQYAPDSRMLARAAAAQTPYRIRSATIGSSEVFVTEGRARTLREVFPAVAAVDMESAAIAQFAHVHDMPFLSIRGISDLCAPDGDEFREHLDDASARAARVAHDVLLDLAA; encoded by the coding sequence GTGCAAGCAACGCCCGTCGCCGTCGTCATCGCCGCGATGACCGAGGAACTGTCCGCCGTCGCCGCCCTGCTCGGGGGCGTGGTCATCGACGACGGCCCGGTCGGCGGACACGACGAACACCACCTGCTCGACGTGGACGGCTCGGTGGTCGCCCTGCGGCGCAGCGGCATCGGGTTCACGAACGCCACGGCGGCCGTCGCGCACTGCTACCACGACTTCGGTGCCGTCCCGGTGCTCAGTGTCGGGACCGCCGGGGGCCTGATGCGCGGCGTCGAGATCGGTGACGTCGTCGTGGGTGAGCACTACGTCAACATCAACGCGGACGCGACGGCCTTCGGCTACGCGCTCGGGCAGGTCCCGGGGATGCCGCCGCAGTACGCACCGGATTCGCGGATGCTCGCCCGCGCGGCGGCTGCGCAGACCCCGTACCGCATCCGTTCGGCGACCATCGGGTCGAGCGAGGTCTTCGTGACCGAGGGACGCGCCCGCACCCTGCGCGAGGTCTTCCCGGCGGTCGCGGCGGTGGACATGGAGTCGGCTGCGATCGCCCAGTTCGCACACGTGCACGACATGCCGTTCCTGTCGATCCGGGGGATCAGCGACCTGTGCGCGCCCGACGGCGACGAGTTCCGTGAGCACCTCGACGACGCGTCGGCGCGCGCCGCACGCGTGGCACACGACGTGCTGCTCGACCTGGCGGCCTGA
- a CDS encoding DUF808 domain-containing protein: MSVGLLAVVDDILSAALKASAKTAGVVIDDAAVTPQYVQGLQPARELPVVGRIALGSLFNKFVIIIPLALLLSAFAPWVLPWLLVIGGTYLCFEGAEKVTEWFGVHHEAGGDAQPTTEPKLVFGAVRTDLILSTEIMLIALSSLDTGLAFWPKVGALALIGLGMTALVYGAVALLVKVDDIGLQMMKNDSRRTRRAGARIVRAMPTVFRVISIVGTVAMLWVGGHLVIANLAETFWAGPEHLLHAIEHAVEAAGPVVTWIVDTAVSAVFGLVLGMVVVGVVLGIGRLRGRTH, from the coding sequence ATGTCAGTCGGGTTGCTCGCAGTGGTGGACGACATCCTCTCCGCGGCCCTCAAGGCCAGCGCGAAGACCGCGGGGGTCGTCATCGACGACGCGGCGGTCACGCCGCAGTACGTTCAGGGGCTGCAACCGGCCCGCGAGCTCCCCGTGGTCGGACGCATTGCGCTCGGCAGCCTGTTCAACAAGTTCGTCATCATCATCCCGCTGGCGCTGCTGCTGTCGGCGTTCGCGCCGTGGGTGCTCCCGTGGTTGCTGGTCATCGGTGGGACGTACCTGTGCTTCGAGGGGGCTGAGAAGGTCACCGAGTGGTTCGGCGTGCACCACGAGGCCGGCGGCGACGCCCAACCGACCACGGAGCCCAAGCTCGTCTTCGGCGCGGTCCGCACGGACCTCATCCTGAGCACCGAGATCATGCTCATCGCCCTGTCGAGCCTGGACACCGGGCTCGCCTTCTGGCCGAAGGTCGGCGCCCTCGCGCTGATCGGGCTCGGGATGACCGCGCTGGTCTACGGCGCCGTCGCACTGCTGGTGAAGGTCGACGACATCGGGCTCCAGATGATGAAGAACGACTCGCGACGGACCCGTCGAGCGGGAGCGCGGATCGTGCGCGCCATGCCGACGGTCTTCCGCGTCATCAGCATCGTGGGGACGGTCGCGATGCTCTGGGTCGGTGGGCACCTGGTGATCGCGAACCTGGCCGAGACGTTCTGGGCCGGACCGGAGCACCTGCTGCACGCGATCGAGCACGCGGTCGAGGCCGCCGGCCCGGTCGTCACGTGGATCGTCGACACCGCCGTGTCGGCCGTGTTCGGGCTCGTGCTCGGCATGGTCGTCGTCGGCGTCGTCCTCGGCATCGGCCGGCTGCGCGGTCGCACGCACTGA